The Paenibacillus uliginis N3/975 genome has a window encoding:
- a CDS encoding CtsR family transcriptional regulator: protein MRNISDIIEQYLKGILQDSTEGTVEIQRNDLADKFSCVPSQINYVISTRFTLEKGYLVESKRGGGGYIRIQRIELPKHTALHHHLHHSIGNFIDQTVAEGLIYQLEESRFLTTREACLMRAAISRECLNVKLPYRDELRARIMKAMLVSLLGK from the coding sequence ATGCGTAATATCTCTGATATTATCGAGCAGTATTTGAAGGGTATATTGCAAGACAGCACGGAGGGCACGGTTGAAATCCAGCGCAACGATCTCGCGGACAAATTCTCATGTGTGCCTTCCCAGATCAATTATGTGATCAGCACCCGCTTCACGTTAGAGAAGGGGTATCTGGTGGAAAGCAAGCGCGGGGGCGGCGGTTACATACGTATTCAGCGTATTGAGCTTCCGAAGCATACAGCACTTCATCACCATCTGCATCATTCAATTGGTAACTTTATTGATCAGACGGTAGCGGAGGGGCTGATTTACCAGCTTGAGGAGTCGCGGTTTTTGACGACACGTGAAGCATGTCTCATGCGGGCAGCTATCTCAAGGGAGTGTCTAAACGTCAAACTTCCTTACCGCGACGAGCTTCGTGCAAGAATCATGAAGGCGATGCTTGTTTCTTTGTTGGGTAAATGA